A part of Gracilimonas sediminicola genomic DNA contains:
- a CDS encoding M20 metallopeptidase family protein — MHSQIKQLTDKYIQYAVETRRYLHRHPEVSYKEFETTKFIKSELEKIGIPFESPLETGCVGIIEGGKKSDRVIALRADIDALAMEENGEAKKDFISQNPGAAHCCGHDAHTSNLLTAAKILKELQAEIEGKVLLVFQPGEEKLPGGGRLLSETGFLQDQGVQAIYGLHTSPMHKPGTIATKVGPLMAAPDEFEVEIIGKGGHAARAHEAIDPVVLSAQYINAVQTIASRSVDPTEPVVVTVGRVEGGTAHNIIPEKVKLWGTARTLTAETADLVHNRLEALVKGITESAGGSYKFQLNKGYPPVINTEKEARTVLETMAGLFGEESAIELKRPIMAGEDFAFYQEHFPGAFFFVGSGSEEYDSKYPWHHPKYNVDDRFFEVATPLMASLVFDHK, encoded by the coding sequence ATGCATTCCCAAATTAAACAACTCACTGATAAATATATCCAGTACGCGGTCGAAACGCGCAGATATTTACACCGGCATCCGGAGGTTAGTTATAAAGAATTTGAGACCACAAAGTTCATTAAATCTGAGTTGGAGAAAATTGGCATTCCATTTGAAAGTCCCCTTGAAACAGGTTGCGTGGGGATAATAGAAGGGGGAAAAAAATCAGACCGTGTGATTGCTCTCCGGGCAGATATTGATGCGCTGGCCATGGAGGAAAATGGGGAAGCAAAAAAAGATTTTATATCCCAAAATCCCGGAGCTGCACATTGTTGCGGTCACGATGCTCACACTTCCAACTTACTGACGGCTGCTAAAATTTTGAAGGAGCTTCAGGCTGAAATTGAAGGAAAAGTTCTGCTTGTATTTCAACCGGGGGAGGAGAAGCTGCCCGGAGGCGGAAGGCTTTTAAGTGAAACGGGTTTCCTCCAAGATCAGGGAGTACAAGCTATTTATGGATTGCATACCTCCCCCATGCACAAGCCCGGCACTATTGCTACCAAAGTCGGCCCGTTGATGGCAGCACCCGATGAATTCGAAGTTGAGATTATTGGTAAAGGCGGACATGCAGCCCGGGCACACGAAGCGATTGATCCGGTGGTTTTATCCGCCCAGTATATCAACGCGGTTCAAACCATAGCCAGCCGAAGCGTGGACCCAACCGAACCGGTAGTGGTTACAGTAGGAAGGGTCGAGGGGGGGACGGCTCATAACATCATCCCCGAGAAAGTAAAACTTTGGGGAACAGCCAGAACGCTTACGGCCGAAACTGCAGACTTAGTTCATAACCGATTGGAAGCGTTGGTAAAAGGAATCACGGAATCGGCCGGAGGCAGCTACAAGTTTCAATTGAACAAAGGATATCCGCCGGTGATAAATACAGAGAAAGAAGCCCGTACTGTGCTTGAGACTATGGCCGGCTTGTTTGGCGAAGAATCGGCTATTGAGTTAAAACGCCCAATTATGGCCGGAGAAGACTTTGCATTCTATCAGGAGCATTTTCCCGGAGCGTTCTTTTTTGTGGGAAGTGGAAGCGAAGAATATGATTCCAAATATCCATGGCATCATCCAAAATATAATGTTGATGACCGGTTTTTTGAGGTTGCAACTCCACTCATGGCTTCTTTAGTTTTTGACCACAAATGA
- a CDS encoding carboxypeptidase-like regulatory domain-containing protein, whose translation MSTLKKISTGLFAALFGVFTIAMTAQTTNPDQEYTQAEAKEDVTLIGTVIDAKTEKPIPEVEVEITKIDESPETNKEGEFITEDLTTGETYTLKIDHDGYKEYKKKVKTTKMESPTIEVVVELKPVEKE comes from the coding sequence ATGAGTACACTCAAAAAAATAAGTACAGGATTATTCGCAGCTTTATTCGGAGTATTCACAATTGCGATGACAGCACAAACGACTAACCCTGATCAAGAGTACACGCAGGCTGAAGCTAAAGAAGATGTTACTTTAATCGGAACGGTTATAGATGCTAAAACAGAAAAACCTATACCTGAGGTAGAGGTTGAAATCACAAAAATAGATGAATCCCCTGAAACAAATAAAGAGGGCGAATTCATAACTGAAGACTTAACTACCGGTGAAACCTACACTCTGAAAATTGACCATGATGGCTATAAAGAGTACAAGAAAAAGGTAAAAACAACCAAAATGGAATCACCTACTATAGAAGTGGTTGTAGAGCTTAAACCAGTTGAGAAGGAATAA
- a CDS encoding NAD(P)/FAD-dependent oxidoreductase, with protein MIQAERSYWESKLYGRKFDLIVLGAGLTGQSIAHFFKKNNPAKKVLVVDRGFYPIGASTRNAGFACFGSVTEHMADMEIEEESKIIDRIRRRIHGLGLLRQTLGDKNIGYREPGAYEIFTDARVYEQALEHLDICNRWLREAAGLEEVYQKCEHNGFPAISIKQEGCLHPGKMMRTLYEKNLAAGVEFRWQSQVESIDQDNGVLILENGIELEGEQLAVATNSFTSTLLDDIDIKPGRGFVFVTKPIPNLQWKGTYHFDRGYYYFRGVEGDRFLLGGARSLDIDVETTTEFGTNQKIKKSLTSFANDVLRLPEGWEIDTEWSGIMGFTSTKSPMLQRINNKTSVVAGLSGMGVALGMQLGKEAAEVMK; from the coding sequence ATGATACAGGCTGAACGATCTTATTGGGAGTCCAAACTATATGGCCGGAAGTTTGACTTAATTGTGCTGGGTGCCGGCCTGACGGGACAGTCTATCGCTCATTTTTTTAAAAAAAATAACCCGGCCAAAAAAGTACTGGTGGTGGATCGTGGATTCTATCCCATCGGCGCCAGTACCCGAAATGCCGGTTTCGCATGCTTCGGTTCGGTGACCGAACATATGGCTGACATGGAGATTGAGGAAGAGAGCAAGATCATTGATCGCATCCGGAGAAGAATACATGGATTGGGATTACTGCGCCAGACTCTGGGTGATAAAAACATTGGTTACCGGGAACCCGGGGCTTATGAAATTTTCACTGATGCCCGGGTTTATGAACAGGCTTTAGAGCATCTCGATATTTGTAACCGGTGGCTGAGGGAAGCGGCCGGGTTAGAGGAGGTCTATCAAAAGTGCGAGCATAATGGATTTCCGGCAATTAGTATAAAACAGGAAGGTTGTCTGCACCCCGGTAAAATGATGCGGACTCTTTATGAAAAGAATCTGGCAGCGGGCGTGGAATTCCGGTGGCAGTCGCAGGTAGAAAGTATAGATCAGGACAATGGAGTACTGATTCTTGAAAACGGTATTGAGCTTGAAGGCGAGCAACTGGCTGTAGCTACCAACTCATTCACATCAACCCTTCTCGATGATATTGATATAAAGCCCGGCCGTGGATTCGTGTTTGTGACAAAACCCATCCCTAACCTGCAGTGGAAAGGCACCTATCACTTTGATCGTGGCTACTATTATTTCCGGGGAGTGGAAGGGGATCGATTTCTTCTCGGAGGAGCCCGAAGTTTAGACATTGATGTTGAAACAACAACTGAGTTTGGGACGAACCAAAAAATCAAAAAAAGCCTTACATCATTCGCAAATGATGTTTTAAGGCTTCCCGAGGGTTGGGAGATTGACACGGAATGGTCGGGAATTATGGGTTTCACGAGCACTAAAAGCCCGATGTTGCAGCGCATCAATAATAAGACATCGGTGGTAGCCGGCCTCAGTGGAATGGGAGTGGCGTTAGGCATGCAGCTGGGCAAAGAAGCCGCAGAAGTGATGAAGTGA
- a CDS encoding DUF4097 domain-containing protein produces MKRTSWEIILAGLFFVGIALYIVGQHSEPEKPKRTAFASDSIRINIDGEKLHVVELKKLENLENLENLKNLENLKNLKNLKNITNFLPVEIQEEIEAEINQALEELEQEGINVDINREEGIVSINKEMAASPGNWTVVSPGVFAYVKEFDASNVELTNIKLPFGSVTIKGSQGNQIRFTVEASGQVSTKADLESRINTSANINSGSANFEISSQRALSKDQNIHLQATLIIPETMKVSSITQAGHITSDNVTGEQVYETRGGHINLTNVTGDISAKTSGGHITVNNSEGKLNLRSLGGHIKAQNIVGSVLMKTSGGNLVAEELSGSVQAQTNGGNIELHFVDLQNSSQATTGAGTISILVPLSTNAMFDLSGNKVEIGGDLNFQGEQSSGAANGKIGSGEASVSAKTNYGRVTLKSSN; encoded by the coding sequence ATGAAGAGAACATCCTGGGAAATAATATTAGCCGGCCTTTTTTTTGTAGGTATTGCCTTATACATCGTAGGGCAGCACTCTGAACCTGAAAAGCCCAAACGCACAGCCTTTGCAAGCGATAGCATTCGCATAAACATAGATGGTGAAAAGCTGCATGTTGTTGAGCTTAAGAAACTCGAGAACCTTGAAAATTTAGAGAATCTGAAGAACCTCGAGAACTTGAAGAATCTCAAAAACCTCAAGAATATCACTAATTTCTTGCCAGTCGAAATTCAGGAAGAGATTGAAGCTGAGATCAACCAAGCCCTGGAAGAACTTGAACAGGAAGGCATCAATGTTGATATAAATCGTGAAGAGGGAATTGTTTCCATTAACAAAGAAATGGCGGCAAGCCCCGGAAACTGGACGGTAGTTTCACCGGGTGTTTTTGCTTATGTGAAAGAGTTTGATGCTTCAAACGTAGAGCTTACCAATATTAAATTACCCTTTGGCTCTGTCACAATTAAAGGCAGTCAGGGAAATCAGATTAGATTTACTGTTGAAGCGTCAGGACAAGTTTCAACAAAGGCAGATCTTGAATCGAGGATTAATACTTCAGCGAACATCAACTCAGGTAGTGCCAACTTTGAAATAAGCAGCCAAAGAGCTTTATCGAAAGATCAAAACATTCATTTACAGGCCACATTGATTATCCCGGAAACCATGAAAGTTTCTTCCATAACACAGGCCGGGCATATAACCTCAGATAATGTAACCGGAGAACAAGTATATGAAACCAGGGGCGGACACATTAATCTTACAAATGTAACCGGAGATATAAGTGCCAAAACCAGTGGAGGTCATATCACCGTAAACAATTCAGAAGGAAAACTTAACCTGCGCTCTCTTGGCGGACATATAAAGGCTCAGAATATTGTCGGATCAGTATTAATGAAAACTTCCGGCGGAAATTTAGTTGCTGAAGAACTATCCGGTTCTGTACAGGCACAGACAAATGGCGGTAATATTGAGCTTCACTTTGTGGATCTTCAAAATTCATCACAGGCAACCACCGGTGCCGGCACCATATCTATTCTCGTCCCCCTATCAACCAATGCAATGTTTGACTTATCCGGAAATAAAGTTGAAATCGGTGGTGACCTTAACTTTCAGGGGGAGCAGTCATCAGGGGCAGCTAATGGTAAAATCGGTTCGGGAGAGGCTTCAGTTTCAGCAAAAACAAACTATGGAAGAGTTACATTGAAGTCTTCAAATTAG
- the mnmD gene encoding tRNA (5-methylaminomethyl-2-thiouridine)(34)-methyltransferase MnmD: MTPKVHQTKDGSSTLYSDSFEQFYHNPNGAASESLHVFFETPGLLSYLDTADSLTILEIGFGTGLNFLLLLDILKQKELNIPVEFWSVEAFPVDRSTSSEFNFKEHLKHPELNDLLPGIFDGLKPGLNKLHPLPGLSATLNLFYGKFEDFSPENVQADFIFHDPFSPEVNEELWTGHTFERLASYSKKEAVLATYCAASKARGAMCAAGWKVARSQGALGKREMTVASLTPEPLTAFKRVNEERLAERYNTGDFD, translated from the coding sequence ATGACACCTAAAGTTCACCAAACCAAAGACGGTTCTTCAACTCTCTATTCAGATAGTTTTGAACAATTTTATCATAATCCGAATGGAGCGGCATCAGAAAGCCTGCATGTTTTTTTTGAAACACCGGGATTGCTTTCATACCTGGATACAGCTGATTCATTAACCATTTTAGAAATTGGGTTTGGCACCGGATTGAATTTCCTGCTGCTGCTTGATATCCTTAAACAGAAAGAGCTTAATATACCCGTAGAATTTTGGTCGGTAGAGGCTTTTCCCGTTGACCGGAGCACCTCATCTGAGTTCAACTTCAAAGAACATCTTAAACATCCGGAACTCAATGATCTGCTACCGGGCATTTTTGATGGACTCAAACCGGGATTGAATAAGCTCCACCCCTTGCCAGGCTTAAGCGCAACGTTGAATCTCTTTTATGGAAAGTTTGAGGATTTTTCTCCGGAGAATGTACAAGCCGATTTCATCTTTCACGATCCCTTTTCACCCGAAGTAAATGAAGAGCTTTGGACCGGACATACCTTTGAACGGCTGGCTTCATATTCTAAAAAAGAAGCGGTTCTCGCCACCTACTGCGCAGCTTCAAAAGCCCGTGGAGCCATGTGCGCTGCCGGGTGGAAAGTTGCTCGTTCACAGGGCGCTTTGGGTAAACGGGAAATGACGGTTGCTTCGCTTACCCCGGAACCACTGACTGCATTCAAAAGAGTTAACGAAGAGAGATTAGCTGAACGCTACAACACCGGAGATTTCGACTAA